Part of the uncultured Cohaesibacter sp. genome is shown below.
GCCAGCCTGCGCGCCACGCCCTGCTGCCGTGGTAATCGAAATGGGGGTTGCCAGACCAAGAGCACAGGGACAGGCAATGATCAGGACCGACACCGCCGCAGCGATGGCAAAGGCCAGTGCGGGATCTGGCCCAAAGATCAGCCAGATGACAAAGGCCAGCAAAGCCGCCGCGACAACAGTCGGCACGAAAATGGCCGAAACCTTGTCCGCCAGCCCCTGAATGGGGGCACGGGATTGGCGAGCGCTGGAAACCATGCCGACAATCTGGGACAGAACGGTCTCTGCGCCGATATGGGTGGCCCGGACGGCCAGCGTACCGTTCTTGTTGATCGTGCCGCCGGTCACCTTGTCACCCTCGTTCTTTTCGATTGGCACCGGCTCGCCGGTGAGCATGCTCTCGTCAATCAATGAGTGCCCCTCTGTCACTTCACCGTCCACCGGAATGCTGTCACCGGGGCGGATGCGCAACAAATCGCCCACCACCACATTCTCCAGAGGCGCGTCATATTCGCTGCCATCGGGCAGGATGCGTCGTGCCGTCTTGGGGGCAAGATCGAGCAGAGCCCGGATGGCGTCGCCCGTCCGCTCGCGCGCGCGCAGTTCGAGCACCTGCCCGACGAAAATGAGGGCAACGATGACCACTGACGCTTCGAAATAGGTGTCGACCCCTTCGGCGCTGCGATACTGCTCAGGAAACACACCGGGCAGGAAGGTCGCAAAGAGCGAGTAAATATAGGCAGCACCAACGCCGAGCGAGATCAGCGTCCACATGTTGGGCGACGCATTGCGGATCGAGTCCCAACCGCGTTTGAAGAAGGGCTGGGCTGCCCAGAAGACAATCGGTGTGGCAATCACAAATTCAATATAGGCAGCCAGCTGGTGCCCGAACCATTCCCTTACCGGAATGCCAACCATGCCGCCCATGGTTAGGATCATCAGCGGAATGGCTGCTGCCACACTGATCCAGAGCCGACGGGTAAAGTCGACCAGTTCATCGGAAGGTTCATCCGAGGGAACCGTAGGCTCCAGCGCCATGCCGCATATGGGACAGGAACCAGGCTCGTCACGGACGATTTCGGGGTGCATCGGGCAGGTCCACTGGGTACCCTGCGGGGTCTGCTGGCCGACCTCTTTGGCATGCCCTGAAGCATAAAAATAGGGATCAGCCCTGAACTTCTCGTGACAACCATCTGAACAGAAATAGAAGCTTTCACCATCATACAGCTCGGAACGCACGCCCTCCTTCACCGTCACCTGCATTCCGCAAACCGGGTCCGTCGCGGTTTCTGTTCCCGGTTCGGTCGAACCATGATGATGGTCATGGTGCTGGTGGCCATGGGTATGCCCATCATGGTGGTCGTGCGCGTGGGAATGGACGTGCCCATGCCCATTTTCGTGGTCATGATGGTCGTGGTGGTGTGTATTGTCCTGGCTGGTCATGACAGCCTCCTGTCATTCTGTTTTCGATAAAGGATGTGTGGCGCCTCCCTGCCTCATCTCCGTCAAGGGCGCGTCAGGCGGCATCGCTTTCTTGCGCGGCAACGGTTGCCGGAAAGCCGAGCTCATTGACAACAGCGGCAAGCTGTTTGGGATCGGTTCGCCCTTTCCAATATTTGACGGTTGCCTTGCCGTCAGCGAGCTCCAAACTGGAATGCAGAACCCCCGGCGTGGCTTTGAGGGCGCCTTGCACCTTGCTGGCACAGCCATTGCACTTCATCCCGCTGATGGCGAGTTCAGTGAGCGACGTGACGGCGGAATAGCCAATCGTGTCGAAAGCTTCCAACAGTTGGCTTTCATCTATGGGATGGTCAAAGGAAAGGGAAATAGTCTGATGGTCGAGGTCGACTGTGGCACTGGAAACACCATCGATGTGCTTGGCAACTTTCTCGGCGTGCCGGGCGCAGTTTCCGCAGGACATACCCTGCAATTGGTAGATGCCATTCGATGTCTGAGTCATGATGATCCTCTCCATCCCTTGGCAGGCAGCGGTCTTGGCATTTTGCTTCGGGATATGGCTGACTGGGCCTTCCGAAGCGGGATTCGCACCGTCGCCTCAAAAGGGTTTCTCGTTCGATGACACCAACATGGTGCTTCCAGTAACTGGAAGGTCAATGGTGCTGAACGCAAATTGTTCCAAATAAAATGCCGATAGCCCCTTCTGAGGCAGGAACCTTTGTGCTGGCGGATGAAAGAAGCTGTTTGAGGCGGCGCGGCCTTTTCTGCTGCGCAAACCCGCTTGCACGCTGTGTCGGCGGTCCGTGGCTCGCCTCCTCGACGCCTCTTTGAGCGTCGCAATTTGGGTCTCACAGTCGCGTTCTTGGATAGACTTTCGATGTGCCAAGCCCTGCCATTGGCCAGCAACCCGATATAACAATCCCGAACATCGACCGCCCGAGGCCCTTCAGGTGTCAAATGCCCGAAATGAGACACACGAAAGAGACCGTCCAACGAGCATGCGAGGCGATCAGAAAACTGCACTGTGAAATGGATAAAACCTACCAAGGGAAAGGAAGCCGGTAAGACAAGGAATCCTTGGACGTCTTGCAGTACTTCCTCTTCACTCAACCCTTCATTCAAAAGAATGTAGGGGAGCTTTGGTTGCGGGGGCAGGATTTGAACCTGCGACCTTCAGGTTATGAGCCTGACGAGCTACCGGGCTGCTCCACCCCGCGTCACCGAAGTGTCATCTTTATAGAAGTCTTTCCGAATTATGGAAGCCCAAATTCGGGTTTTCCCCTCCTTTAAAATACCCTTGGCTTTGAAAAGCTTGCGCGGAAATAAAAAAGAGGGAAAAATTCGCGTCCGCAATTTGCGGCTAAAACCGGCTTTCTGCGGGTTCAGCCCTTGTCGCGCATCAAACGGGCCTTGTCGCGCTGCCAGTCCCGCTTTTTGGCATCCTGACGCTTGTCGTAGTTTTTCTTGCCACGTGCGACCGCAACAGCCAGTTTGGCGATGCCCTTGTCATTAAAATAGAGCTTGAGCGGCACGATGGTCATGCCATCGCGCTGGACAGCCTGACTCATCTTGGCGATTTCGCGTTTGTGCAACAGCAGCTTGCGCGGACGGCGAGGATCATGGTTGAACCGGTTGCCCTGATCATATTCCGGTATGTTGGCATTGATCAGGACAATTTCGCCGTTCTCGTCAGACGCATAGGATTCGGCAATGGTTGCCTTGCCGGTACGCAGGGACTTCACCTCCGTACCGGTCAGAAGCAATCCTGCTTCTACAACATCACCAAATTCATAGTCGTGTCGCGCCTTCCGATTCTCCGCGACAACGCGGTTGTTCGGATCGCTTTTCTTTTTCTTCTGTGCCATGACACAAGAGATAAGCAATTTAGATCAGACCTGCAACCTTCATTGCAGCATCGATTTCAGCTTTTACCGGGTCCGTAGCAGCCATCAGCGGCAAACGAACGATATTTTCGATCTTGCCAAGGCGAGACAGACCATATTTGGCCCCGGCCGGGTTTGGCTGAAGGAACATCGCCCGATGCAGAGGAGACAGAAGATCGTGCAACTCCAGAGCCTTGTCCCACTCACCGTTCATGCAGGCGGTCTGGAACTGGCTGCAGAGCTTGGGAGCAACGTTGGCGGTTACTGAAATGCAGCCATGGCCGCCCTGGGCATTGAAACCGAGCGCGGTTGCATCTTCGCCGGAAAGCTGGATGAAGTCCTTGCCCATGGCCAGACGCTGACGGGTAACACGCACCAGATCGCCAGTGGCATCCTTGACGCCAACGATGTTCGGGCAATCCTCATAGAGACGTGCCATCGTCTCGACGCTCATGTCGATCACTGAACGCGGCGGAATATTGTAGATGACGAGCGGAATGGAAATCGCCGATGCCACTGCCTTGAAATGCTCATAGAGGCCGTTCTGACAAGGCTTGTTGTAGTAAGGTGTCACGACCAGCACACCGTCCGCCCCGGCCTTTTCGGCAAACTGGGCAAGATCGATCGCTTCCAGCGTGGAATTGGACCCGGCGCCAGCTAGAACCGGAACACGTTTGTTGGCAACCTTGACGCAGGACTCCACGACCTTCTTGTGTTCGTCATGACTGAGAGTGGGGGATTCACCGGTCGTTCCAACCGGGACAAGCCCATGAGTGCCTTCGTTGATCTGCCAGTCCACAAAAGACTCAAAGGCCTTGTAGTCCACGCCGCCCTCATTGAAAGGAGTTATGAGTGCAGTGCAAGATCCTTTGAACATGTCCGTTTCCTCATCTTTTCCATGCCTTGTGCATGGTATTTCCGTTATTTTCAAAAATTAATCCGGCATTTTGCTGGAATGCTACTGTTTTCCGACAATTTGCCGGGATTTGAGGCCCATATCACCACGTTTCATCGAAAGATGCAATGTTTCTGTCATTTCATCCCCATCGACCTGCAAAACAGGTTTGCAACCGTGATAAGCCCGAGATGACCGAACCTTCCCGATGACCATCACATTGCTGTGATAAGCTTATGAATTCGAAAAGAGAGCCGGTTCTAAGGAATTTCTTCACCATAATTTTGCAACAATAATGTCTTCTTCATGAAAAGCCGGTTTTTCCTCACATTTTCAGACAATATGATTAGAGCACCCTTCAAATCCGCCATCGCAAGCCTCTGCCTTCTGGCAACGACAAATCTGGTCGTCGCCCAGACGCTTCCGCAAACCGTTCCCGTGCCGAGGGCCCGCCCCGCATCAGGACCAATGGCGGCACCAACAGTTTCAACGCTGACACCCGCCCCTGTTTCTCTCGTCCCGGAGCGACTGCCCGAGCCAGCCCAGACAGCCAATGAGACCACAGGGGCCAACGCCGGGACAGCCGCCGAAGCGGGCACAGACACCGCCATGCTGCCGGCCGATCTCACCGTTCTACCCAAGAACCGGACAGACCCGATGGTGCCGGTTGCGACCGTGGGATCCGGCGCGACATTGCAACCGCCCAAAGCGGCTCCAACTGCGCAAAGTGCAGCAAGCGCCCTGCCTGCGGTTGAACGCCACGACAACGGCATCAGTGCCGAACGCGGCACCCTGAAAGAGGCACTGACTGCCCTTGACAAGAACGATCAGAAAACAGCGCTCGCCATTCAAAAGGGCATGAAGCCCTCTCTTGACCGGACCTTACTGACCTACATTCTGATCATCGGCGGCTATCATGATCTGCCCGCAAGTGAGATTAAGGCCTTTTACGAACAGAAAACGGGGTGGCCGAGCCGCGATCTGACGAAACGCCGCATTGAAGAAGCGGTTGCCCGCGAAACGACCTCCGGCGCAGAAATGGTGCGGGCATTTGGCAACAGCATTCCGGCATCGACATCAGCAGCCATCGAGCTGGCCATTTCGCAAGCGATGGTTGGCAACAAGGCACAGGCCGCCAGATTGATCAGTCCGATCTGGCGCGAGCAGGCGCTGAGCGATGACACGGAGAGCAAGATCCGCTCCAGTCTTGGCAGCGTCCTGACCAACGCCGACCACTATTACCGGGCAAGTTATCTGCTTTACAGGGAGCGGGCCAACGGAGCCTTGCGCCTCAAGGGCTATTTGACGGATGCCCAGATGAAGGTCGTCAACGCCCGTGTCGCTGTCATTCGCGGCGACCGCAATGCCGCTTCCCTGCTTAACGCAGTTCCCAGTTCGCTCCGCAACGATCCGGGGTATATCTTCTCCAAGATCCAGTATCTGCGCCGCGCCAACAAGGAGACAGAAGCCGCAGATTTGCTGCTCAAGGCACCGCTCGACGAAGACCGCCTCATCAACCATGATGTCTGGTGGGACGAAAGACGATTGCTCGCCCGCATGATGCTCAACAATGGCGATGCCAAGCGCGCCTACAGGATTGCGGCACGCCATTCGGCAGAATCAGGGGTCGATTTCTCGGAAGCGGAATTCCATGCGGGCTTCTTCGCCCTGCGCTATCTCAATGACCACAAGACCGCTGCCGTTCATTTCGAAAACAGCTGGAAACGGGCAACCCGTCGTCAGGACAAGGCACGCGGTCTCTATTGGCAGGGCCGCGCCTGGGAAGCGGCAGGAGATCGGGCAGGAGCGGCTAAATTCTATCAGGCCGCAGCTGATCCAACCGTCTATTACGGCCAGTTGGCCCTTGAAGAGCTGGGGGCCAAGCATCTCAATCTGCGCACTCCTCCTGCAGCAGGCTCGGCCCAGAAGAGCCGGTTTGAACGGCGCGAGTTGGTACAGGCCATCAAGCGGCTGAAGGCCGTGGGACAGGAAGAAAGAGCCGGCCCACTCTTCCGTCATCTTGCCAACACGCTTGACGATCCATCAGAAATCGAACTGGCACACAAGCTGGCTCAGAGCTATGCCCTGCACCAGAATGCAGTCCAGATCGGTCAGCTCGCACTCAACCGCGGCCTGCCGGTAGACAAGCTTGCCTTCCCGCTGCATGCTCTGCCCAGTGGCGTCAACACCAATGGCCTCGACATAGCGCTGATCTATGCCTTGACCAAGCAGGAGAGCGTGTTCAACGTCAAGGCCCGCAGCCACGCCAATGCGCTTGGCCTGATGCAGATGCTGCCCGCCACGGCAAAGAGTACGGCCCGCAAGCTCGGCGTCTCCTATTCCCAGTCGCGCATTACCAGCGATCCCAAATACGCAGTCCTTTTGGGCAGCGCCTTCCTCAAGGAAAACCTCGAGCGCTTTGGCGGTTCATACATTCTGACCTTTGCGGCCTACAACGCCGGACCGGGACGACCACCGGAATGGATCGAACGCTTCGGCGACCCGCGCACCAACGAAGTCAGCGCCATTGACTGGGTCGAGCGGATCCCCTTCTCGGAAACCCGCAACTATGTCATGAAGCTGATCGAGAATTTGCAGGTCTATGAATCGCGCATCCATAATGAGACGCTCGATATCAGCAAGGACCTCAAGCGAGGTCAGCCATAAGCAGGGGGCCTTAGATCACCCCTTGGCGAAGCGGCCAAGAGACTGTAAGTATTAACAATGAGCCCGCCAGGACACGCCGGACTCAAGCCTTGCAGTATCCTGTTCGGGAATAAGTGCCATGCAACAGATCGTCAGACGCTTCGAAGTGACCACCAGTGATGGCTTGACCCTGCGCGGGGAAGCCTTTGGCGACCACACAGCAAGAGGATTACCTGTTGTCTGCCTGCCGGGGCTGGCGCGCACCAGCCGCGATTTCCATCAGCTCGCCGAGCGCCTGACTTCCGATCCGGACCATCCGCGCCTTGTGCTGACACTCAACAGTCGCGGCCGCGGCCCTTCGGATTATGACAAGGATCCCCGCAACTACGACGTGATGACCGAGGCCCGCGATGTGATTGATACGCTTGTGGCAGCCGGTCTGCCGGAAGCGGCTTTTATCGGCACCTCACGCGGCGGTCTGCTGATGCTGGCCATCGCCGCCATGCGCCCCACGCTCATTGCGGCAGCCGTCTTCAACGACATCGGCCCGGTAATCGATGCCATGGGTGTAGCACGTATCAAGACCTATCTCACCCGCTCCGAACCGGTTCGCACCTGGGATGATGCCGTCGAATTCGTCAAGACAGCAAACGCCCACCATTTCACCACCCTGTCGGAACGGGATTGGGAGAGGGTGGCCCAGATGACATTCCGAGACGAGAATGGCCTGCCCGTCAGTGACTTCGATCCCTATATCATCAAGGCCCTTGAAGGCGTTGACGTCAGCGAGACCACGATCAATCTCTGGCCCCAGTTTCTCGCCCTCTCCCATTGCCCGACACTTGTCCTGCGCGGCGACCTCTCGGACATTCTCCCCCTGTCCGTTGCAAGAGAGATGACCAGACGCCATCCCGATTGCGAGCTGGTGGAGATAAAGGGCCATGGCCACGCACCGCTGATGATCTTTGACGAGGTCAACGACCCCATTGCCGCTTTTCTCGCGAGAGTGGATGCAAGGCGGACCGCCGACGCGCCGAAAGCCTCCCCGGAGTGGCTGCCAAAAGACGAGATCGTCTATCTTGATGACGTCGCCCGACAGGTCGAACGCAACAAGGCGCAGCTCGAGGCAACCCTTTCTGGCCAGCCGATCTGAGCATGCGACCACGCCCGGGTCTCGGCACCACCCGATGCCAGGGACTGTTCAACGGATATCGACCAATTGTGATTGAATTCCAGGATTGTTGCCACTAGTATGACGCCCGTCCCGGGGTGCCTGTTACCAGGCTGAGATGCACGAGGTGCGAACCCGTCGAACCTGATCCGGATCACACCGGCGGAGGAAGCGACGAAGATTGGGTCAAAACCAGCCTTCTTCCACTCTACCCAATCCGGTCAATAGCGAGAGCATGCCCGTCTGCCATGGCTTGGCAGCATCATGTTCTGAACCATACCAGCATGGCGCCTGCTCTTGCCGGCAGAGCGCTATCCTTTGGAGGAATGATATGAAAGCTTTGACCCCAGTTCTTCTGGCAGCGACCGGCATGGCCATCGTCGCCAGTCTCGCCGCAACGCCGTCCGCTCTTTCAGCAGCCAAGCCCATCCTGACCGTCTATGCCTATGACTCCTTCAACACCGAATGGGGTCCCGGTCCGGCCATCAAGGAAGGCTTCGAGAAAACCTGCGACTGCGTGGTTGAATATGTCGCGCCGGGCGACGCCACCGAGACCTTCAACCGCCTGCGTCTTGAGGGCTCGTCGTCAAAGGCAGACGTGCTGCTCGGCCTTGACTCCAACCTTGTGGCCGATGCCGACAAGAGTGGCCTGTTCGAGACCAACAACATCGCCGTCGACAGTCTCAAACTGCCCGTTGTCTGGAACAGCAGCACCTATGTTCCCTTCGACTGGGGCTATTTTGCCTTTGTCTATGACAGTGACAAGGTGAAGTCCGTTCCAACCAGCTTTGAAGAGCTGGTCAATGCTCCCGAAGGCCTCAAGATCGTCATCGAGGATCCTCGCTCCTCGACGCCGGGTCTGGGCCTGCTGCTGTGGGTCAAGAATCTCTACGGCGAAAGGGCCGATGAAATCTGGCAGAAACTCAGCCCGCGGATCGTGACCGTTACCAAGGGCTGGTCCGAGGCCTACGGCATGTTCCTTGAGGGGCAGGCCGACATGGTGCTGAGCTACACCACCTCCCCCGCCTACCACATCGAAGCTGAAAACAAGACCAACTACAAGGCCGCCATGTTCAGCGAAGGTCATTACATGCAGGTGGAACTGGCCGCCATCACCAAGTCCAGCCAGAACAAGACGCTGGCCAACCAGTTCCTGAGCTACCTGATCGGCCCGGAGGCGCAGAAGGTGATCCCGACAACCAACTGGATGTATCCGGTCGCCCTGCCCGATGCCGACTGGCCAGCCTCCTTCAAGGATCTCGCACGACCGGGCAAGGCACTGCTGTTCGACACCGGCAAGGTGTCCAACATCCGCAAGGTCGCCCTTGACGAGTGGCTCGGCGCCCTCAGCAAATAATGACAGACGGCCCGCCCGTTCCAGGCGGGCAGAGCCTATCGACAGGGACGAGGGATTTTTCGGTGCTCAAACTGGCCAGACGACAGTTATTCGCCTTTGGCATTCCAGCTGCATTCGCCTTTCTGGCACCGCTCATCCTTGTCCTTGCCAGTCTGGCCGCACTCTGGTCTATGGCTACCCCCGATACAGGAGCTGATGCTGCGGGCGGCGGCTTTCCGCTCGCTGTTTTCGATGACATCTATGTCCGCCGCGCCATCAGCTTCACGCTCATGCAGGCTGCACTGTCGGCGATCCTGTCGACGCTTCTGGCCCTGCCCCTTGCCCGGGCATTGGCCAGCCGGGACTTCTTCGGCAAGACCGCAATCCTGTCGCTGTTTGGCGCACCGTTCATCCTGCCGGTAATCGTTGCCATCCTTGGCCTGTTGGCCGTCTGGGGCAAGACCGGTCCGGTGCACGGGCTCGTCACGAGCCTCGGCTACGGCGATTTCTCCATCTACGGTCTTTCCGGCATCCTGCTGGCCCATGTGTTCTTCAATCTGCCGTTGGCTACCCGCATCCTGTTGCAGGGATGGCTGGCCATCCCCCCCGAACAATGGCGCCTTGCCACCCAGCTCGGCATGGGGTCCGGTGCCATTGCCCGCCACATCGAATGGCCCATGCTGAAGGAAAGACTGCCCGGCGTCTTTGCCATTGTCTTCCTTCTCTGCGCCACCAGCTTCACGGTCGTGCTCGCCCTGGGCGGAGGCCCCAAGGCAACCACCATCGAACTGGCGATTTATCAGGCCATCCGCTATGACTTCGACCTGCAACGGGCGTCCCTTCTGGCCTTCCTGCAGATCCTGCTTTGTGCCGGGCTTGCCCTCGTTTCCCGGCTGATCGCCCGCGACCATGACACCGGCGAAAGCCTTGGCGGCTCTGTGCCGCGCGGTGACCGGACCTCCCGTCTGGCGCGCATCTTTGACGGCGCGGCCATAACCCTCACCCTCGTCTTTCTGGCGCTGCCGTTGCTTGCGGCCTTCATCCGCGGTCTGCATGGGCTCCTTGCCTATGATCTGGAATTCTCGGCCCTCCTGCCAGCAACAGCACGTTCGATCGCGGTCGCGCTCGGTTCCTGTGTTGTCATGGGACTGATCAGCCTGCCGCTGGCCCAATTGTCCATCCACCTCCAGGGCAAGACAAAACGATTGGTGGAACTGCCGGGATTCGCCATCATGGTAGCCCCGCCGATTGCATTGGGAGCCGGCCTTTTCATCCTGCTCAATCAGCACATCCCCATCGACAGGCTGGCCCTGCCCCTCACTGCCCTGCTCAACGGGTTGCAGGCCGTGCCCTTCGCGCTCATCCTGATCGGCCCGGCCATGGGGCAGATCAAGCGCGACCACGGCCGCCAGATCCAGCAGTTGGGCATGTCCCGTCGCACAGCCATGCGGCTTGTCCACTGGCCGTTGATGCGCAAGCCCATTGGCCTCAGCCTCGGTATCACTGCAGCGCTCTCCATCGGCGATCTGGGCGTGATTGCTCTGTTCGGCTCGCCAACGGCCCCGACGCTTCCTCTCTATCTCTATCAGCAAATGGGAGCCTACCGCATGGATCAGGCCTATGGCTCAGGCCTCCTCCTGACGGCGGTTGCCTTTGCTTTCTTCCTCCTCTTCGACAAAGGACTGGCCGGCCGTGATCAGACTTGACCATCTTTTCATCGCACTCGATGACTGGCAAATGACCGTCAGTCTTGAGGTTGCCGCAGGCAGCTTCTGTGCCCTCATTGGCCCTTCCGGCGCTGGCAAGAGCACCATCCTCAATGCCATCGCCGGTTTTCTGCCCCACGACAACGGCCAACTGTTCATCGATGGCAGGGACATGGCCTTCCTCGCACCGGCTGACCGCCCGGTGTCGATGCTGTTTCAGGAGCATAACCTGTTCAACCACATGACGGTGGAACAGAATGTCGGGCTGGGGGTCGATCCGTCTTTGAAGCTTGGCAGGGCAGAATGGCAGCAAGTGGAGGAGGCTCTGGCACAGGTGGGACTCGACGGCATGGGCAAGCGCCTGCCGCGGGCCCTTTCAGGCGGCCAGCGCCAGCGGGCGAGCCTTGCCCGCGCCATCCTTCGCAGGCGGCCGGTGCTGCTTCTGGACGAACCTTTCGCAGCCCTCGGCCCCGCTCTGCGCAAGGGCATGTTGCAGCTGGTGCGAGATCTGGCAGAAAAAAACGGCCAGACCATCATCATGGTCACCCATCACCCCGATGACGCAAGGCTCGCGGCCGACCAGATCGCTCTGGTACAGGACGGAACCATCGCACAGGTTGGCAAGGCGGACGCCTTTTTCGCCAACCCGTCCGATGCCTTGAAGGCCTATCTGGGCTAGGCAGCACACCGGTCCTCAAGCAACGATTGTCAGATCGTCGATAACCTCGAAGCACTCGAGCACCGGAGGGCCGGCATAGTCCACGGTCTGCTCGCTCTTCGGCTTGCCATGCGACGCACGGAACTGCTGCGACTTTGTCCAGTCCGCAAAGGCCTCCTTGTCGCGCCACAGGGCATGCGAGGCAAACAGCACATAGCCTTCCTTTTCAGCGCCTCTCAGCAGATCAAAGCGGACAAAGCCATCCCGCTCCAACAGCTTGCTTTCACGCGACCGCCAGATTTCCTCGAAGGCAGCTTCCGAGCCGACTTTGACGCGAAACCTGTTCATCACCAGATACATTCAAAACTCCCGTTGCTTTCAATCATACGGGAAAAACCATAGGCGCAAGGCAAGGGTAGCGGCAAGTTACAGTGCGTTCATCTGTTCTGGTCGCCCCCCTCAAGGCACAAAAAAGCCCGCCGGAACACCGTCCGGCGGGCTTGAATGCCAAACACGAAAGCAGTATCAGGCGGTTGCCTTGCCTGCCAGCACGCGTTCACGAATGGACTCGATGCTGGTCTTCGGCGTCGCTGCCAACAGCGTCCTTGTGTATTCATGCTGCGGATTGGAGAAGATCTCGTCCCGCGTTCCGCTTTCCACGATCTCGCCGAAATACATCACCATCACCCGATCGGCGAAGTATTTCACGACACTGAGATCGTGCGAGATGAAGAGATAGGAGAGATTGAACTCTTCCTGCAGGTCTTTGAGCAGGTTGAGAATCTGGGCCTGAATGGACAGATCGAGCGCCGACACCGGCTCATCGAGCACCAGCATACGCGGATTGAGCATCAGGGCGCGGCCAATGGCGATGCGCTGACGCTGGCCGCCCGAGAACATGTGCGGATAGCGGCCGAAATGCTCTTTCTTCAGCCCCACCTTGAGCAACATGTCCATAGCCTTCTGGCGCCGTTCCTCGGCGGACATTTCCGGATTGTTGATCTTGAGCGGCTCTTCCAGCACGGCCCCGACCTTCTGGCGCGGGTTGAGCGAGCCATAGGGATTCTGGAACACGATCTGGATCCGCCGCCGCATTTCCGCCGAGACCTTCTTCTTGGCGATATTCACCGGATTGCCCCGGATCAGCAACTCGCCGGAGGTCTGGGCGTCGATAAGCGTCAGAATACGGGCAAGGGTCGACTTGCCGCAGCCGGATTCACCAACCAGCGCCAAGGTTTCACCGCGGAAGAGATCAAAATCGATGCCCTTGAGCGCATGCACCGTCTCGGCCTTGCCAAACAGCCCCCCCGGGGTCACATAATCCCGGGTGATCCCGCGTACGCTGAGAATTACTTCCTTGTTATCGCTCATAGCGCTGCACCGTCCTCTTTGCTGTAAGCTGATGCAAAATCGCTCACCGTCGGCAGGCGATCACCTTCAGCGCGCTCCGGCAGGGCCGAAAGCAGTGCTCTGGTGTAAGGATGCTTGGGAGCCTCGAACAGTTCGAGGACGCCCGCTTCTTCCATCTGCTCGCCGTTATACTGCACGACCACCCGGTCGGCAGTCTCTGCAACCACGCCCATGTCATGGGTGATCATGATGAGGCCCATCTGGCGCTCGGCCTGAATGCGCATCAACAGGTCCAGAATCTGCTTCTGGATGGTCACGTCCAGCGCCGTCGTCGGCTCGTCTGCAATCAGCAGCTTGGGCTGACAGGCAATGGCCATGGCAATCATCACGCGCTGACACTGACCGCCCGACATCTGGTGCGGGAAGCTCGTCAGGCGTTTCTCTGGCATTGGAATACCAACCGCCTGCAG
Proteins encoded:
- a CDS encoding heavy metal translocating P-type ATPase, which codes for MTSQDNTHHHDHHDHENGHGHVHSHAHDHHDGHTHGHQHHDHHHGSTEPGTETATDPVCGMQVTVKEGVRSELYDGESFYFCSDGCHEKFRADPYFYASGHAKEVGQQTPQGTQWTCPMHPEIVRDEPGSCPICGMALEPTVPSDEPSDELVDFTRRLWISVAAAIPLMILTMGGMVGIPVREWFGHQLAAYIEFVIATPIVFWAAQPFFKRGWDSIRNASPNMWTLISLGVGAAYIYSLFATFLPGVFPEQYRSAEGVDTYFEASVVIVALIFVGQVLELRARERTGDAIRALLDLAPKTARRILPDGSEYDAPLENVVVGDLLRIRPGDSIPVDGEVTEGHSLIDESMLTGEPVPIEKNEGDKVTGGTINKNGTLAVRATHIGAETVLSQIVGMVSSARQSRAPIQGLADKVSAIFVPTVVAAALLAFVIWLIFGPDPALAFAIAAAVSVLIIACPCALGLATPISITTAAGRGAQAGVLIKDAEALERMARVDTVIVDKTGTLTEGKPKLTDVVSLGSLEEETVLAMAAALERGSEHPLAEAIVSGARERGAERLESCDFEAMTGKGVKGTVKGKSVALGNAAMLDVLSIATGEDPRQAEALQEGGKTAMYVAIDGKLAGIVAVADPIKETTAKAIEDLHALGLTVIMATGDNERTAKVVASKLGIDEVRAGVLPEDKKELVEELHKKGAFVAMAGDGVNDAPALAAADVGIAMGTGADVAMESAGITLLGGDLSGIVRARKLATKTLRNIKQNLFFAFVYNSAGVPLAAGILYPVFGLLLSPMIAAAAMSLSSVSVIANALRLRRVKL
- a CDS encoding cation transporter encodes the protein MTQTSNGIYQLQGMSCGNCARHAEKVAKHIDGVSSATVDLDHQTISLSFDHPIDESQLLEAFDTIGYSAVTSLTELAISGMKCNGCASKVQGALKATPGVLHSSLELADGKATVKYWKGRTDPKQLAAVVNELGFPATVAAQESDAA
- the smpB gene encoding SsrA-binding protein SmpB, translated to MAQKKKKSDPNNRVVAENRKARHDYEFGDVVEAGLLLTGTEVKSLRTGKATIAESYASDENGEIVLINANIPEYDQGNRFNHDPRRPRKLLLHKREIAKMSQAVQRDGMTIVPLKLYFNDKGIAKLAVAVARGKKNYDKRQDAKKRDWQRDKARLMRDKG
- the dapA gene encoding 4-hydroxy-tetrahydrodipicolinate synthase; the protein is MFKGSCTALITPFNEGGVDYKAFESFVDWQINEGTHGLVPVGTTGESPTLSHDEHKKVVESCVKVANKRVPVLAGAGSNSTLEAIDLAQFAEKAGADGVLVVTPYYNKPCQNGLYEHFKAVASAISIPLVIYNIPPRSVIDMSVETMARLYEDCPNIVGVKDATGDLVRVTRQRLAMGKDFIQLSGEDATALGFNAQGGHGCISVTANVAPKLCSQFQTACMNGEWDKALELHDLLSPLHRAMFLQPNPAGAKYGLSRLGKIENIVRLPLMAATDPVKAEIDAAMKVAGLI
- a CDS encoding transglycosylase SLT domain-containing protein, which codes for MIRAPFKSAIASLCLLATTNLVVAQTLPQTVPVPRARPASGPMAAPTVSTLTPAPVSLVPERLPEPAQTANETTGANAGTAAEAGTDTAMLPADLTVLPKNRTDPMVPVATVGSGATLQPPKAAPTAQSAASALPAVERHDNGISAERGTLKEALTALDKNDQKTALAIQKGMKPSLDRTLLTYILIIGGYHDLPASEIKAFYEQKTGWPSRDLTKRRIEEAVARETTSGAEMVRAFGNSIPASTSAAIELAISQAMVGNKAQAARLISPIWREQALSDDTESKIRSSLGSVLTNADHYYRASYLLYRERANGALRLKGYLTDAQMKVVNARVAVIRGDRNAASLLNAVPSSLRNDPGYIFSKIQYLRRANKETEAADLLLKAPLDEDRLINHDVWWDERRLLARMMLNNGDAKRAYRIAARHSAESGVDFSEAEFHAGFFALRYLNDHKTAAVHFENSWKRATRRQDKARGLYWQGRAWEAAGDRAGAAKFYQAAADPTVYYGQLALEELGAKHLNLRTPPAAGSAQKSRFERRELVQAIKRLKAVGQEERAGPLFRHLANTLDDPSEIELAHKLAQSYALHQNAVQIGQLALNRGLPVDKLAFPLHALPSGVNTNGLDIALIYALTKQESVFNVKARSHANALGLMQMLPATAKSTARKLGVSYSQSRITSDPKYAVLLGSAFLKENLERFGGSYILTFAAYNAGPGRPPEWIERFGDPRTNEVSAIDWVERIPFSETRNYVMKLIENLQVYESRIHNETLDISKDLKRGQP